One Hyphomicrobium sp. CS1GBMeth3 DNA window includes the following coding sequences:
- a CDS encoding flagellar hook protein FlgE: protein MSISGMMRTSTSGMAAQSSRLGTVSDNIANASTHGYKRAFTAFSTVVLESGKGSYVPGSVDTTIRYGISEQGAFDYTTSPTDLAVSGQGFFLVSDGSESTYLTRAGSFVKDSEGYLVNAAGFKLLGYPIVNGSAASASNSTAGLAEVNIATMSLEATPSTLGTFHANVPIDATDVAAGNRPSDNIATSAYTAKSSITAIDNVGREVTLDIYYTKTGTNTWEVSVFDASTAASSSAPFPYTSPALSTTTLTFDGGTGQLASVAPANPAGLVISVPVPNGQTLTLDISKSSELAENFQVMAPTANGNKPSSVESVEFASDGMLYAVYGNSARVPIFQIPLATVPSPDNLTPEAGNVYSISATSGNLQIGMPGTSSFGLVRSSALEKSTVDTATELTTMIESQFAFTANSKVFQTGGELMEVLVNLKR from the coding sequence ATGAGCATTTCCGGCATGATGCGGACGAGCACGTCCGGCATGGCAGCACAGTCGAGCCGCCTTGGTACTGTCTCGGACAACATCGCCAACGCCAGCACGCACGGCTACAAGCGCGCCTTTACGGCCTTCTCGACGGTGGTGCTCGAATCCGGAAAGGGCAGCTACGTGCCGGGCAGCGTCGATACGACGATCCGGTACGGCATCTCCGAGCAGGGCGCATTCGACTACACGACCTCGCCGACGGATCTCGCTGTCAGCGGCCAGGGGTTTTTCCTTGTCTCCGACGGCAGCGAGTCCACGTATCTCACGCGAGCGGGTTCGTTCGTGAAGGACAGCGAGGGGTATCTGGTCAACGCTGCGGGGTTCAAGCTGCTTGGCTATCCGATCGTCAACGGTTCGGCAGCGTCAGCTTCGAACAGCACTGCTGGTCTTGCCGAGGTCAATATCGCGACCATGTCGCTTGAGGCGACGCCTTCGACGCTCGGAACGTTTCATGCCAACGTGCCGATCGACGCAACCGACGTCGCGGCGGGCAACAGGCCTTCCGACAACATTGCCACCTCCGCGTATACAGCCAAGTCGTCGATTACTGCCATCGACAACGTCGGGCGCGAGGTGACGCTGGACATCTACTATACGAAGACAGGCACTAACACCTGGGAAGTGTCGGTCTTCGATGCTTCGACCGCCGCGTCGTCGAGTGCTCCGTTCCCCTATACCTCTCCGGCGCTTTCAACGACGACTCTGACGTTTGATGGTGGAACAGGGCAGTTGGCGTCGGTTGCGCCTGCCAACCCGGCCGGCCTTGTCATATCGGTTCCGGTGCCAAACGGTCAGACTCTTACGCTCGACATCTCCAAGTCGAGCGAGCTGGCTGAGAACTTCCAGGTCATGGCGCCGACGGCCAACGGCAACAAGCCGAGCTCGGTCGAGAGCGTGGAGTTTGCTTCTGACGGTATGCTCTATGCTGTTTACGGCAACAGCGCGCGCGTTCCGATCTTCCAGATCCCGCTTGCCACCGTGCCGAGCCCCGACAACCTGACGCCGGAAGCCGGCAACGTCTATTCGATCAGCGCCACGTCCGGAAACCTGCAGATCGGTATGCCTGGAACGTCGAGCTTCGGACTCGTGCGTTCGTCGGCTCTCGAGAAGTCCACGGTCGACACCGCGACCGAGCTTACGACGATGATCGAATCCCAGTTCGCGTTCACGGCCAACTCGAAGGTTTTCCAGACCGGCGGCGAGCTCATGGAGGTCCTCGTCAACCTCAAGCGCTAG
- a CDS encoding response regulator transcription factor — MIVVVDERATVTEGYASWFDREGVSACGLAPGEFESWVSAVSDADMRSVEAVLLGDCGNRAGLAKIIRRRSAVAAIIVMNEHRSLEETLELFAAGVDDVVRKPIHVREIIARVKAIRRRASGQPDYTDVGEMRVFFDGRDPEVKGEVLQLPRRERRILEYLVANRGCRINKTQIFNSVYGLFSEDIDENVVESHISKLRKRLRHRLGYDPIDSKRYLGYRLVVDAAPERALDDEAPSSLTQDANGLLAGVEHFAKDPVV, encoded by the coding sequence ATGATCGTCGTCGTGGACGAGCGCGCGACCGTGACGGAGGGGTATGCGTCCTGGTTCGATAGGGAAGGTGTGTCCGCGTGCGGACTGGCGCCGGGTGAGTTCGAAAGCTGGGTCAGTGCGGTTTCGGATGCGGACATGAGGTCCGTGGAGGCAGTCCTGCTCGGGGACTGCGGCAATCGCGCTGGACTCGCGAAAATCATACGCCGCCGGTCGGCGGTTGCGGCCATCATCGTCATGAACGAGCACCGGTCGCTTGAGGAGACGCTCGAGCTCTTCGCGGCGGGCGTCGACGACGTGGTTCGCAAGCCTATTCACGTGCGCGAGATCATCGCCCGGGTCAAAGCCATCCGGCGGCGGGCGAGCGGTCAGCCGGACTATACCGACGTCGGCGAGATGCGCGTGTTCTTCGACGGGCGGGATCCGGAAGTCAAAGGCGAGGTGCTGCAACTGCCGAGGCGCGAGCGGCGCATCCTCGAGTATCTCGTCGCCAATCGCGGTTGCCGGATCAACAAGACGCAGATCTTCAACTCGGTTTACGGGCTGTTCAGCGAGGACATCGACGAGAACGTCGTCGAGAGCCACATCAGCAAGCTCAGGAAGCGGCTGCGGCATCGACTCGGCTACGATCCGATCGATTCCAAGCGCTATCTCGGCTACCGGCTGGTGGTCGATGCGGCGCCCGAGAGGGCGCTGGACGACGAGGCGCCCTCCAGCCTCACGCAAGATGCAAATGGTCTACTCGCGGGGGTGGAGCATTTCGCAAAGGACCCCGTCGTATGA
- a CDS encoding protein phosphatase 2C domain-containing protein — translation MLAFEHASRATKGARNYQEDMALFWSGDDASTPEATSVTVANGRSAVAVLADGMGGHAGGAIASRMACETFVKAFGSQNGSNRERLVEGLTAANQAIADTVDTNPMLSGMGSTLVGVTFAVDGIEWISVGDSPLLLYRRGEIAMLNEDHSLAPELDRLAATGAITADDAKRDPRRHMLRSAVTGDDIDLVDVSRRPLKIEPGDYVILASDGLQTLEPAEIERIVTAYANDGAVAVANALIRAVEALKDPHQDNATVIAVRMVPQQVREPVTPQDTARAETDAGR, via the coding sequence ATGCTAGCGTTCGAGCATGCCAGTCGCGCCACAAAGGGTGCGCGCAACTACCAGGAGGACATGGCCCTCTTCTGGAGCGGGGACGATGCGTCCACTCCTGAGGCCACGTCCGTCACTGTCGCCAACGGGCGGTCTGCAGTCGCGGTGCTGGCAGACGGCATGGGTGGTCATGCCGGCGGGGCAATTGCGAGCCGCATGGCCTGCGAAACCTTCGTCAAAGCATTCGGAAGCCAGAACGGATCGAACCGCGAGCGCCTCGTTGAAGGCTTGACGGCCGCCAATCAGGCGATCGCCGATACGGTCGATACCAATCCGATGCTCAGCGGCATGGGATCGACGCTGGTCGGCGTAACGTTCGCGGTGGACGGGATCGAATGGATCAGCGTCGGCGACAGTCCGCTGCTGCTCTACCGGCGCGGCGAGATCGCGATGCTCAACGAGGATCATTCGCTTGCGCCGGAGCTTGATCGGTTGGCGGCGACGGGCGCCATCACCGCGGACGATGCCAAACGCGATCCACGCCGGCATATGCTGCGGTCTGCGGTGACGGGCGACGACATCGATCTCGTCGACGTGTCGCGGCGGCCGCTCAAGATCGAGCCCGGTGACTACGTCATCCTGGCCAGCGATGGGTTGCAGACGCTCGAGCCGGCAGAAATCGAACGCATCGTCACGGCCTATGCCAATGACGGGGCCGTGGCCGTGGCCAATGCATTGATCCGCGCGGTCGAAGCGCTCAAGGATCCGCATCAGGACAATGCGACGGTGATCGCGGTCCGCATGGTGCCGCAGCAGGTGCGCGAGCCGGTTACACCCCAAGACACGGCGCGTGCGGAGACGGACGCGGGCCGATAA
- a CDS encoding FHA domain-containing protein, producing the protein MAAGDSQGQGQRSGFLGSLKDALVAASREDTGRQQAIVAQRVAAATTPASDSVIAVPPPEGTSAQLPAPRAEGATPSAAEAAREARTPRVTDDRHVEADAPPTTRVVRAANRPAPPPEDAGSRTTLVRGKMQVTRGAFEQDPVVGWLVVVGGPGIGQFRPIFEGNNSIGRATGNRIAIDFGDDAISADEQAYIRYDSAERSFLFVPNLAKTNVVSVNEKRPTGAVELAQMDVITMGRTQLVFVPFCGPDFDWAALQEQN; encoded by the coding sequence ATGGCAGCGGGCGATTCTCAAGGGCAAGGCCAACGGTCGGGGTTTCTCGGCTCGCTCAAGGATGCGCTCGTTGCGGCGAGCCGCGAGGACACCGGGCGGCAGCAGGCCATCGTCGCGCAACGCGTGGCGGCCGCGACTACGCCGGCGAGCGATAGCGTGATCGCCGTGCCGCCACCCGAAGGGACCTCCGCCCAGCTTCCGGCACCACGTGCTGAAGGCGCAACGCCGTCCGCTGCCGAAGCCGCGCGTGAAGCGCGCACGCCGCGGGTGACGGACGATCGGCATGTGGAGGCCGATGCACCGCCGACAACGCGGGTCGTGCGCGCCGCCAACAGGCCAGCGCCACCGCCCGAGGATGCCGGTTCGCGCACGACGCTCGTGCGCGGGAAGATGCAAGTGACGCGCGGGGCGTTCGAGCAGGATCCTGTCGTCGGCTGGCTGGTGGTCGTAGGCGGGCCTGGCATCGGGCAGTTCCGGCCAATCTTCGAGGGTAACAACTCGATCGGGCGTGCCACCGGCAATCGTATTGCCATCGATTTCGGAGACGATGCCATCTCGGCCGATGAGCAGGCCTATATCCGTTACGATTCGGCGGAGCGCTCGTTCCTGTTCGTGCCGAACCTTGCAAAGACCAACGTTGTTTCCGTAAACGAGAAGCGGCCGACGGGCGCGGTCGAGCTTGCGCAGATGGACGTGATCACCATGGGGCGCACCCAGCTCGTGTTCGTGCCCTTCTGCGGACCGGATTTCGATTGGGCGGCGCTGCAAGAACAGAATTGA